One segment of Brassica napus cultivar Da-Ae chromosome C3, Da-Ae, whole genome shotgun sequence DNA contains the following:
- the LOC106439271 gene encoding RING-H2 finger protein ATL66-like — MTSSSPPPRDSMLLYWQENQYDDRNVQIHGRTVFSVMALFSVVLFIAVLTLYIHRSCLVRDPTNLNPLSPPFTSYVGGGLDPAEIRSLPVVLCRRESADEEMEECCICLGGLEEGEKMKVLPLCRHCYHCECVDRWLMTESSCPLCRVSIRVDSLASL, encoded by the coding sequence ATGACGTCATCATCACCGCCTCCAAGAGACTCAATGCTTTTGTACTGGCAGGAGAACCAGTACGACGACCGGAACGTCCAGATTCACGGCCGGACAGTCTTCTCCGTCATGGCTCTATTCTCCGTTGTCCTCTTCATCGCCGTGCTCACTCTCTACATCCACAGGAGCTGCCTCGTTCGCGATCCCACCAACCTCAACCCCCTGTCTCCTCCGTTCACGTCGTACGTTGGTGGAGGTCTTGACCCGGCGGAGATTCGAAGTTTGCCGGTGGTGCTATGCCGGAGAGAATCTGCGGATGAGGAGATGGAGGAGTGTTGCATATGCCTCGGTGGTCTCGAAGAAGGAGAGAAGATGAAGGTGCTTCCTCTCTGTCGCCACTGTTACCACTGCGAATGCGTGGATCGGTGGCTTATGACCGAGTCGAGTTGTCCCCTCTGCCGAGTCTCGATACGAGTCGACTCGTTGGCGTCGTTGTAG
- the LOC106439272 gene encoding probable thionin-2.4 isoform X2 produces the protein MYCKKMEGKSVILSLLIMSLVVMVQIKVEARVCCPSQQSRNAYTACLIVFSRSSCLRASGCLEISGNVCPSGYPNDILENSGDHANEYCKLGCTSSVCGAMTSLHNSGEIVNEAFEQCANACATFCNKGSVKPAAETA, from the exons ATGTATTGTAAAAAAATGGAAGGCAAAAGTGTGATTTTAAGTTTGCTCATAATGAGTCTGGTGGTCATGGTGCAAATTAAAGTAGAAGCAAGAGTCTGCTGCCCATCCCAACAGAGTAGAAATGCCTATACAGCATGCCTAATTGTATTCTCCAGGTCAAGTTGTCTACGTGCTAGTGGATGCTTAGAAATTTCTGGAAATGTCTGCCCTTCAGGATATCCTAACGACATTCTCGAAAACTCTG gTGATCATGCTAACGAATACTGCAAGTTGGGGTGTACATCCTCGGTGTGTGGTGCCATGACCAGTCTCCATAACTCGG GTGAAATTGTGAATGAAGCGTTTGAACAGTGTGCTAATGCATGTGCTACTTTCTGCAACAAGGGCTCTGTTAAGCCTGCAGCTGAAACTGCCTAA
- the LOC106439272 gene encoding probable thionin-2.4 isoform X1 — translation MYCKKMEGKSVILSLLIMSLVVMVQIKVEARVCCPSQQSRNAYTACLIVFSRSSCLRASGCLEISGNVCPSGYPNDILENSGDHANEYCKLGCTSSVCGAMTSLHNSGAGEIVNEAFEQCANACATFCNKGSVKPAAETA, via the exons ATGTATTGTAAAAAAATGGAAGGCAAAAGTGTGATTTTAAGTTTGCTCATAATGAGTCTGGTGGTCATGGTGCAAATTAAAGTAGAAGCAAGAGTCTGCTGCCCATCCCAACAGAGTAGAAATGCCTATACAGCATGCCTAATTGTATTCTCCAGGTCAAGTTGTCTACGTGCTAGTGGATGCTTAGAAATTTCTGGAAATGTCTGCCCTTCAGGATATCCTAACGACATTCTCGAAAACTCTG gTGATCATGCTAACGAATACTGCAAGTTGGGGTGTACATCCTCGGTGTGTGGTGCCATGACCAGTCTCCATAACTCGG GTGCAGGTGAAATTGTGAATGAAGCGTTTGAACAGTGTGCTAATGCATGTGCTACTTTCTGCAACAAGGGCTCTGTTAAGCCTGCAGCTGAAACTGCCTAA
- the LOC106439273 gene encoding clathrin heavy chain 1-like: MAAANAPITMKEVLTLPSVGINQQFITFTNVTMESDKYICVRETAPQNSVVIIDMNMPMQPLRRPITADSALMNPNSRILALKAQVPGTTQDHLQIFNIEAKAKLKSHQMPEQVAFWKWITPKMLGLVTQTSVYHWSIEGDSEPVKMFDRTANLANNQIINYKCSPNEKWLVLIGIAPGSPERPQLVKGNMQLFSVDQQRSQALEAHAASYAQFKVPGNENPSILISFASKSFNAGQITSKLHVIELGAQPGKPSFTKKQADLFFPPDFADDFPVAMQVSHKFNLIYVITKLGLLFVYDLETASAIYRNRISPDPIFLTSEASSVGGFYAINRRGQVLLATVNEATIIPFISGQLNNLELAVNLAKRGNLPGAENLVVQRFQELFAQTKYKEAAELAAESPQGILRTPDTVAKFQSVPVQAGQTPPLLQYFGTLLTRGKLNSYESLELSRLVVNQNKKNLLENWLAEDKLECSEELGDLVKTVDNDLALKIYIKARATPKVVAAFAERREFDKILIYSKQVGYTPDYMFLLQTILRTDPQGAVNFALMMSQMEGGCPVDYNTITDLFLQRNLIREATAFLLDVLKPNLPEHAFLQTKVLEINLVTFPNVADAILANGMFSHYDRPRVAQLCEKAGLYIQSLKHYSELPDIKRVIVNTHAIEPQALVEFFGTLSSEWAMECMKDLLLVNLRGNLQIIVQACKEYCEQLGVDSCIKLFEQFKSYEGLYFFLGSYLSMSEDPEIHFKYIEAAAKTGQIKEVERVTRESNFYDAEKTKNFLMEAKLPDARPLINVCDRFGFVPDLTHYLYTNNMLRYIEGYVQKVNPGNAPLVVGQLLDDECPEDFIKGLILSVRSLLPVEPLVDECEKRNRLRLLTQFLEHLVSEGSQDVHVHNALGKIIIDSNNNPEHFLTTNPYYDSKVVGKYCEKRDPTLAVVAYRRGQCDEELINVTNKNSLFKLQARYVVERMDGDLWDKVLVEENEYRRQLIDQVVSTALPESKSPEQVSAAVKAFMTADLPHELIELLEKIVLQNSAFSGNFNLQNLLILTAIKADPSRVMDYINRLDNFDGPAVGEVAVDAQLYEEAFAIFKKFNLNVQAVNVLLDHVGSIERAVEFAFRVEEDSVWTQVAKAQLRDGLVSDAIESFIRADDASHFLEVIRACEDTNVYDDLVRYLLMVRQKVKEPKVDSELIYAYAKIERLGEIEEFILMPNVANLPNVGDRLYDEALYEAAKIIYAFTSNWAKLAVTLVKLQQFQSAVDAARKANSAKTWKEVCFACVDAEEFRLAQICGLNVIIQVDDLEEVSEYYQNRGCFSELISLMESGLGLERAHMGIFTELGVLYARYRYEKLMEHIKLFSTRLNIPKLIRACDEQQHWQELTYLYIQYDEFDNAATTVMNHSPEAWEHMQFKDIVAKVANVELYYKAVHFYLQEHPDIINDLLNVLALRLDHTRVVDIMRKAGQLRLIKPYMVAVQSNNVSAVNEALNEIYVEEEDYDRLRESTDLHDSFDQIGLAQKIEKHELVEMRRVAAYIYKKAGRWKQSIALSKKDNMYKDCMETASQSGDHDLAEQLLVYFIEQGKKECFATCLFVCYDLIRPDVALELAWINNMIDFAFPYLLQFIREYSGKVDELIKDKLEAQKEVKAKEQEEKDVMSQQNMYAQLLPLALPAPPMPGMGGGPGMGGGYGPPPPMGGMPGMSPMPPYGMPPMGGY; this comes from the exons ATGGCGGCAGCAAACGCCCCAATCACGATGAAGGAGGTCCTAACG CTACCGAGCGTTGGGATCAATCAACAGTTCATCACGTTTACAAATGTCACTATGGAGTCTGACAAGTACATATGTGTACGAGAGACTGCACCGCAGAACAGCGTTGTTATTATTGATATGAATATGCCTATGCAGCCTCTAAGGAGACCTATCACTGCAGACTCTGCTCTCATGAACCCGAACTCAAGGATCCTTGCCTTGAAAG CTCAAGTTCCAGGAACTACTCAGGATCATCTGCAGATATTTAATATCGAAGCAAAAGCAAAGTTGAAATCACATCAGATGCCTGAGCAG GTTGCTTTTTGGAAATGGATTACACCAAAGATGTTGGGGCTGGTCACACAAACTTCTGTGTATCATTGGTCGATTGAAG GTGATTCCGAGCCAGTTAAGATGTTTGATAGAACGGCCAATTTGGcaaacaatcaaattattaaCTATAAGTGCTCTCCTAATGAGAAGTGGTTGGTGTTGATTGGAATTGCTCCTGGCTCTCCTGAG AGACCACAATTGGTAAAAGGGAATATGCAGCTTTTCTCTGTGGATCAACAGCGGAGCCAGGCTCTTGAAGCACATGCTGCTTCATATGCCCAGTTTAAG GTCCCTGGGAATGAGAATCCTTCAATACTCATATCCTTTGCAAGCAAGAGCTTTAATGCTGGACAGATAACATCAAAATTGCATGTCATTGAGCTTGGTGCCCAACCAG GAAAACCATCGTTTACAAAGAAGCAGGCAGATCTCTTTTTCCCCCCAGATTTTGCGGATGATTTTCCTGTAGCCATGCAG GTCTCTCACAAGTTTAACTTGATATATGTCATCACCAAGCTTGGCCTGTTATTTGTATACGATTTAGAAACGGCTTCTGCAATCTACAGAAATCGTATAAGTCCAGACCCTATTTTCTTAACTTCTGAAGCTTCCTCAGTTGGGGGTTTCTATGCCATTAATAGGCGAGGACAAGTTCTTTTGGCTACAGTTAACGAGGCTACGATAATACCTTTTATTAGCGGTCAA TTGAACAATTTAGAACTTGCTGTCAATCTTGCGAAAAGAGGAAACCTCCCTGGTGCAGAAAACCTG GTTGTCCAACGGTTCCAGGAGTTATTTGCTCAAACAAAGTATAAGGAGGCTGCTGAGCTTGCTGCTGAATCTCCTCAGGGGATTCTACGGACACCTGATACGGTGGCTAAATTCCAG AGTGTTCCTGTACAAGCAGGGCAAACTCCTCCATTGTTACAGTATTTTGGGACCCTTTTGACTAGAGGGAAGCTCAATTCATATGAGTCTTTGGAACTATCTCGGCTTGTTGTGAATCAAAACAAGAAGAACCTCTTGGAAAACTGGTTGGCAGAGGATAAGTTAGAATGCAGTGAAGAACTTGGAGACCTTGTCAAG ACTGTGGATAATGACCTTGctctgaaaatatatatcaaagcTCGAGCTACTCCAAAAGTTGTTGCAGCTTTTGCAGAGCGAAGGGAGTttgacaaaatattaatttactcAAAGCAG GTTGGGTACACACCTGATTACATGTTTCTTCTGCAAACCATACTCCGTACGGATCCTCAG GGAGCAGTAAATTTTGCTTTAATGATGTCCCAAATGGAAGGAGGTTGTCCAGTTGACTACAACACCATCACTGATCTTTTCCTTCAG AGAAATCTGATCCGTGAAGCGACTGCTTTCCTTCTCGATGTTCTGAAGCCAAATTTACCTGAGCATGCGTTTCTGCAAACTAAG GTGCTGGAGATCAATTTGGTAACCTTTCCTAATGTGGCTGATGCAATTTTAGCAAATGGGATGTTCAGCCACTATGACCGTCCTCGTGTTGCTCAGCTTTGTGAAAAGGCTGGACTTTATATCCAATCTTTAAAG CACTACTCAGAGTTACCTGATATAAAACGTGTAATTGTGAACACTCATGCTATTGAGCCACAG GCTCTTGTTGAGTTTTTCGGTACCCTTTCCAGCGAGTGGGCTATGGAGTGCATGAAGGATCTTCTGCTGGTCAACCTGAGAGGCAACCTTCAGATAATCGTTCAG GCTTGCAAGGAGTACTGCGAGCAACTTGGTGTTGATTCATGCATTAAACTCTTTGAGCAGTTCAAGTCGTACGAAGGGCTATACTTTTTCCTTGGTTCATATTTGAGTATGAG TGAGGATCCTGAGATTCACTTCAAGTACATTGAAGCAGCTGCCAAGACTGGTCAAATAAAGGAGGTTGAGCGTGTTACTAGAGAGTCTAACTTTTATGATGCTGAAAAGACGAAGAACTTTTTGATGGAAGCCAAGCTTCCGGATGCCAGACCTCTGATAAATGTCTGCGACCGTTTCGGCTTTGTCCCTGATCTTACTCATTACTTGTACACAAACAACATGCTTCGTTACATTGAAGGTTACGTTCAAAAG GTGAATCCTGGGAATGCTCCCCTAGTTGTGGGACAGTTGCTTGATGACGAATGCCCTGAAGATTTTATAAAAGGCCTCATTCTCTCTGTTCGTTCATTGCTTCCTGTTGAACCCCTTGTTGACGAATGTGAGAAGAG AAATCGCCTCCGTCTCCTCACTCAGTTCTTGGAGCATCTAGTTAGTGAGGGAAGCCAAGATGTGCATGTCCATAATGCTTTGGGTAAAATTATCATAGACAGTAACAACAACCCTGAACATTTCCTGACCACCAACCCTTACTACGACTCTAAGGTTGTGGGTAAGTACTGTGAGAAACGTGATCCCACCCTGGCTGTTGTGGCATACAGAAGGGGACAATGTGATGAGGAACTCATCAATGTCACCAACAAGAACTCATTGTTCAAGTTACAAGCCAG GTATGTAGTGGAGAGGATGGATGGTGACCTTTGGGATAAGGTTCTTGTGGAAGAAAACGAATATAGAAGACAACTTATTGACCAAGTTGTGTCTACTGCTTTACCCGAAAGCAAGAGCCCGGAGCAAGTTTCTGCAGCTGTTAAAGCATTCATGACTGCTGATCTGCCGCATGAGCTTATCGAGCTTCTGGAAAAGATTGTGCTTCAAAATTCTGCCTTCAGTGGAAACTTCAATCTGCAAAATCTGTTAATATTGACAGCTATCAAGGCCGATCCGTCTAGAGTTATGGATTACATCAACAGGCTGGACAATTTTGATGGCCCGGCTGTTGGAGAAGTGGCGGTTGATGCCCAATTGTATGAAGAAGCATTTGCCATTTTCAAGAAATTTAACCTAAATGTCCAGGCTGTCAACGTATTGTTGGATCACGTGGGAAGCATTGAGCGTGCCGTTGAGTTTGCATTCCGGGTCGAAGAAGATTCTGTTTGGACCCAAGTCGCCAAGGCTCAACTCAGGGATGGACTAGTCAGTGATGCAATTGAGTCCTTTATCCGAGCTGATGATGCCTCTCATTTCCTGGAGGTCATCCGCGCCTGTGAAGATACTAATGTTTATGATGACTTGGTCAGATACCTTCTTATGGTTAGACAGAAGGTGAAGGAACCCAAGGTTGATAGTGAGCTCATCTATGCTTATGCAAAGATTGAAAGATTGGGTGAGATTGAAGAATTTATTCTGATGCCAAACGTTGCTAACCTACCAAATGTGGGCGATCGCCTGTATGACGAAGCTCTGTACGAGGCTGCAAAAATAATTTATGCGTTCACATCGAACTGGGCCAAGTTAGCCGTCACACTTGTGAAGTTGCAGCAGTTCCAAAGTGCTGTTGATGCTGCAAGGAAAGCAAACAGTGCAAAGACATGGAAGGAAGTTTGCTTCGCTTGTGTTGATGCTGAAGAATTCCGCCTGGCTCAAATATGTGGACTTAACGTTATCATACAG GTGGACGACCTGGAAGAAGTCAGCGAGTACTACCAGAACAGAGGATGCTTCAGTGAATTAATCTCACTGATGGAGAGTGGACTTGGTCTGGAACGGGCTCACATGGGAATCTTCACCGAGTTGGGTGTACTGTACGCCAGATATCGTTACGAGAAGCTTATGGAACACATCAAGTTGTTCTCGACTCGCCTCAATATTCCCAAGCTTATACGGGCCTGTGATGAGCAACAGCATTGGCAAGAACTTACCTATCTTTACATTCAATACGATGAGTTTGATAACGCTGCAACCACTGTCATGAACCATTCTCCTGAAGCATGGGAGCACATGCAATTCAAAGACATTGTCGCCAAGGTTGCGAATGTGGAGCTTTACTACAAGGCCGTTCACTTCTACTTGCAAGAGCACCCTGATATAATCAACGATCTTCTCAATGTGCTTGCTCTGCGGTTAGACCACACACGTGTCGTTGATATTATGCGCAAG GCTGGTCAGTTGCGACTTATTAAGCCCTACATGGTTGCAGTTCAGAGCAACAATGTGTCTGCTGTAAATGAAGCTCTGAATGAGATATacgtagaagaagaagactatGACAGGTTGCGCGAGTCTACTGATTTGCATGACAGTTTTGACCAGATAGGCCTCGCTCAGAAG ATTGAGAAACACGAGCTTGTGGAAATGAGACGTGTGGCTGCGTATATCTACAAGAAGGCTGGTAGATGGAAGCAATCAATTGCTTTGTCGAAGAAAGATAACATGTACAAGGACTGTATGGAAACTGCTTCACAATCCGGCGACCACGACCTTGCAGAACAGCTTCTGGTTTACTTCATTGAACAG GGGAAAAAGGAATGCTTTGCTACATGTCTCTTTGTGTGTTATGACTTAATCCGACCAGATGTTGCTCTAGAACTAGCATGGATCAACAACATGATTGACTTTGCCTTCCCGTATCTCCTCCAG TTTATCCGAGAATACTCTGGCAAAGTGGATGAACTGATCAAGGACAAGCTAGAGGCTCAGAAAGAAGTGAAGGCTAAAGAGCAGGAAGAGAAGGATGTCATGTCTCAACAG AACATGTACGCTCAACTATTGCCACTGGCTCTACCTGCACCACCGATGCCGGGAATGGGAGGAGGTCCAGGGATGGGAGGCGGTTACGGTCCACCACCACCGATGGGCGGAATGCCAGGAATGTCTCCGATGCCACCGTATGGAATGCCACCGATGGGCGGCTACTAA